A single window of Leptolyngbya ohadii IS1 DNA harbors:
- a CDS encoding non-ribosomal peptide synthetase — MANYRQDKYHEVRESKIRESIEEEVLVFPASFAQQRLWFIEQLIPGTASYIIPILLRLTGNLNRSALQQSLEAIVRRHEVLRTTFDVVNGQLVQVVHDFRSGEAASRPIEVDLPIAICAEELALQQIRQITQQPFDLSRGALFRLRLWQIGETDHLLLIALHHIIFDEWSSGVLIRELGEFYAAGVSQGLQGERLSILPEMPVQYGDFAHWQRQWLQGNLLKMQLDYWRQQLRDLSPLNLSAIASVNRLSKRLPDDSLKNLSEHSSDDLSDHSSDHSPNKTSNHSKIQNHEGASQLIELPQNLLDRLEELSQTAGVTLFMTLLAAFQTLLHRYTGQTDIAIGSPIANRHRSELEGLIGFLVNSLVLRSDLSDDPPFRVLLDRVREVTLAAYDHQDLPFEKLVEELQPVRSLHQNPLFQVVFALQNTPMSQLELPGLTLSPVAFETETTRFDLELYLWKCDGDFRSLWGKGWQRSDGLRGVMVYNRNLFDEAAIARLRQQFQYLLEGIVAQPETRLSALPLMAQAEQQRILDRQIQSNYLHSYLQDLSVARLFEIQAHQQLQQIALQFGQHQFTYGELNYGSNQLARYLTKLGIRSGMRVGIGLGQSAETIAAMLAVLKVGAAYVPLDPDYPLERLRFMIEDAELTIILTDSRSQHLLQDALGRKSRAIYLDQEWETIAQQSGENLGNPTANDQPAYIMYTSGSTGTPKGVIVPHRAIGRLVCHPDYVQLQPGVRIAQAANLAFDAATFEVWGALLNGGCLVGIDREMLLSPADFTQEIQQQQIEVMFLTTALLNQTVSQIPDAFRSLTYLLFGGEAANPDRIRTILQQGKPQHLIHVYGPTENTTFSTWYEVENVPENDTTIPIGQAIANTQVYVLDTSLMPVPLGVIGEIYLGGNGLAQGYLNQPQLTAERFVHHPVNQQRLYRTGDRARYDAKGNLEFLGRTDHQVKVRGFRIELGEIEAILTQHPDIETAVVTVREGEAERQLIAYLVPKAGRQSQLTETELRQFLKTQLPAYLLPAAFVMLDSLPLTPNGKVNHRALPSPIFNVIPPILPAALPTTSLEQSLVHLWQQLLGRTVGIHDNFFELGGHSLLATQLVSRLRDRFQVEIPLREVFEFPTIAALAARIEAIAPQFLYSQHSDSQHSDSQHSNPEDLLHRSLAALSAPTTSRNRHRQIARIEQPQQTTTFPLSFAQQRLWFLYQLSPDNPFYNVTAAIRLTGAINPDLLERSFHEIIRRHAALRTTFAIVDGEPVQVISPDANISANIPLSTIDLRSLLQGTRDTVPGALRDRDRIIQQFTAAEFQRPFNLAIDLPLRVTLLQVSEQADQSEAILLLTLHHIVADGWSLGVLIRELAELYEAGMEGRAAELAPLPIQYGDFACWQRQWLQGDVLEKQLAYWRSQLQEVSRLDLPIDYPRPAVQTYRGAAVPLQFSPQLTEAIEDLCQQEGVSLFMTLLAAFQTLMHRYTGQTDIAIGSPIANRHRSELEGLIGFFVNSLVMRSNLSGNPTFRELLMQVRNVALEAYQHQDLPFEKLVEELDPERDLSGNPLFQVAFALQNAPMQPLELPGIQLTPLPLEPQTTRFDLEVHLWEPTHGLRSLWQSEAGLSGFIAYSTDLFDRSTIERLVGHFQTLLENIVANPDARLSDLPLLMSAERQQLLTDWNQTELEFSSDRGAFLEQYRLAPLEPYRGFHGLFEQQVQKFPDKIAIVTEFTSLSYAEVNAKADRLAHTLRQLGIQQNELAGLCTDRSADWLIGILGILKAGAAYVPIDPGYPSDRIAFILGDTQMKVLLTQSGLVEGLPESNVEMICLDRSIDSTEEPLFNSPVVRPPSPPSIFSAPEERVRGTEPSQAVLLQQKNSPVQNPPSLLKSGNLRIGDLGGFQDLSDTTVLPNPDSLAYVIYTSGSTGIPKGVMLTHRGLCNVVAAQHQLLGLSDRSPELPSNIRVLQFSSISFDASVFEMALAIGSGGTLYIPPKAARMPGTDLIHYLQEQAITHALLTPAVLAVLPAADLPDLKTLITGGEACPSAVIDRWAVDRRFFNAYGPTETTIWATAAELRPGDEPLIGRPVANTQVYVLDSQLQPVPIGIMGELYIGGAGVARGYLNRPDLAERFISSPFHPGQQLYRTGDWVRYRANGNLEFCGRSDDQIKIRGFRVEPGEIEAILQRHPAIREAIVLPVGKASQDKQLIAYFSLNHPIHNLPSLLEIDTSQANETLQAQQVGQWQKLYNQTYSPQTHQQFDPTFNITGWNSSYTGKPIPAEQMREWLDDRVQQILALQPKRVLEIGCGTGLVLFQIAPHCEVYYGSDFSAVSLETVQQQVDRLSLSQVKLLERSATDFRGIESATFDVVILNSVVQYFPSVDYLLEVIAGAVQSVRPGGAIFLGDVRSLPLLTAFHAEVQLFQAEGTTERTLLQQQVERSRFEESELAIDPAFFTALRQRFPGIQRVEIRLAKGHHRNEMNQFRYSVVLHLEGNNLNENEDRSPSQSIQWINWKTQKLMVSEVKKYLLEHQPDRFGIKNIANDRVYDALRTTEWLYRKASPKTVEQFRKTLQNLEKNATAPQDWWELETILPYRIEINWAIDRSSGDYDVAFIRHGSMADIEFAIESLIDSQSLIDSQSLIDSLTDIPVDFATHQSDHAFQNFPWHHYTNNPLQSQIARQIIPALRTHLRQTLPDYMIPAAFTPLETLPLNANGKIDRASLQQQNPYPAPSSQPTDDHLDSSGSTSHTATELALLDIWKELLRQPDADPSNSFFELGGHSLLATQMTSRIRDRFNVELPLRCVFETPTIAQLAPIIDELRHQSLTHAQNITRLDRSTYRRRQSNLSETGFIGSSENDLTSHSQEADTPSHYSDRPPFNKPKNNWSPLVPLTIHKMISSRTTSSQTASSQRSPFFCVHPIFGVVFPYLELAQLLETDFAIPRSFYGLQPLGLDGKQLPFNRIPEMAAYYINAIRTVQPHGPYFLGGWSFGGLVAYEMAQQLQIYLS, encoded by the coding sequence GTGGCGAATTATCGGCAGGACAAATATCACGAGGTCAGGGAATCGAAAATCAGGGAATCGATCGAGGAAGAAGTTTTAGTTTTTCCGGCTTCGTTTGCCCAGCAGCGTCTCTGGTTTATTGAGCAGTTGATACCCGGCACTGCATCCTACATAATCCCCATTCTCCTGAGGCTCACGGGAAACCTGAACCGATCGGCACTGCAACAGAGCCTTGAGGCAATTGTCCGTCGCCACGAAGTTTTACGAACTACCTTTGATGTTGTCAATGGGCAGCTTGTTCAGGTCGTTCATGATTTCCGCAGTGGAGAAGCGGCGTCGCGTCCGATTGAGGTGGATTTGCCGATCGCGATCTGTGCCGAAGAATTGGCGCTGCAACAGATTCGTCAAATTACACAGCAGCCGTTTGATCTCAGCCGGGGGGCGCTGTTTCGGCTCAGGCTCTGGCAGATTGGCGAAACCGATCATCTGCTGCTGATTGCGCTGCATCACATTATTTTTGATGAGTGGTCGAGCGGGGTTCTGATTCGCGAACTCGGTGAATTTTATGCGGCGGGCGTCAGCCAGGGATTGCAGGGCGAGCGGCTTTCCATTTTGCCCGAAATGCCCGTTCAGTACGGCGATTTTGCCCACTGGCAGCGGCAATGGCTTCAGGGAAATCTGCTCAAAATGCAGCTAGACTACTGGCGGCAGCAGCTTCGGGATCTGTCCCCACTGAATTTATCCGCGATCGCTTCAGTTAATCGTTTATCAAAACGGCTACCGGATGATTCATTAAAAAATTTATCAGAGCATTCATCGGATGATTTATCAGATCATTCGTCAGATCATTCACCAAATAAAACATCGAATCATTCTAAAATCCAGAACCATGAGGGAGCGAGCCAGCTCATCGAACTGCCGCAAAATCTGCTGGATCGATTAGAAGAACTGAGCCAGACCGCAGGCGTAACGCTGTTTATGACCCTGCTTGCCGCCTTTCAAACGCTTCTACACCGCTACACCGGACAGACCGATATCGCGATCGGCTCCCCCATTGCCAATCGACATCGGAGTGAGCTGGAAGGACTCATTGGCTTTTTGGTGAATAGCCTGGTGCTGCGATCGGATCTGTCAGATGATCCGCCCTTTCGGGTGCTGCTCGATCGGGTCAGGGAAGTTACGTTAGCGGCGTATGACCATCAGGATTTGCCGTTTGAAAAACTGGTAGAGGAACTGCAACCCGTTCGCAGCCTGCATCAAAATCCGCTGTTTCAGGTGGTGTTTGCGCTGCAAAATACGCCCATGAGTCAGCTTGAACTGCCGGGACTCACGCTCAGCCCGGTTGCGTTTGAGACGGAGACAACGCGCTTCGACCTGGAACTGTATCTCTGGAAGTGCGACGGTGATTTCAGAAGTTTGTGGGGCAAGGGTTGGCAGCGATCGGACGGTCTGCGGGGCGTGATGGTCTACAACCGGAATTTGTTTGATGAGGCGGCGATTGCCCGGTTGCGGCAGCAGTTCCAGTATTTGCTGGAAGGCATTGTGGCACAGCCAGAAACCCGTTTGTCTGCATTACCCTTGATGGCGCAGGCAGAACAGCAGCGAATCCTCGATCGCCAGATTCAAAGTAATTATTTGCATTCCTATTTGCAGGATTTGAGCGTCGCTCGTCTGTTTGAAATTCAGGCACATCAACAGCTCCAGCAAATCGCCCTTCAGTTTGGACAGCATCAGTTTACCTATGGCGAACTGAATTACGGCAGCAATCAGCTTGCCCGATATTTAACAAAACTGGGAATTCGATCGGGAATGCGGGTCGGAATTGGTTTGGGACAGTCAGCCGAAACGATCGCCGCCATGCTGGCAGTCCTAAAGGTGGGTGCAGCCTACGTGCCGCTCGACCCAGATTATCCGCTGGAACGACTGCGTTTCATGATTGAAGATGCAGAATTGACGATCATACTAACCGATTCGCGATCGCAGCATTTATTACAAGATGCACTGGGACGCAAGAGCAGAGCTATCTACCTGGATCAGGAGTGGGAAACGATCGCGCAGCAATCTGGGGAGAATCTGGGAAACCCTACAGCGAATGATCAGCCTGCTTATATCATGTACACTTCCGGTTCAACGGGAACTCCAAAAGGGGTCATCGTCCCGCATCGGGCGATCGGACGGCTAGTGTGTCATCCAGATTATGTGCAGCTTCAGCCGGGAGTGCGGATCGCTCAGGCAGCAAATTTAGCGTTTGATGCAGCGACGTTTGAGGTCTGGGGTGCATTGCTGAACGGAGGCTGTCTGGTGGGTATCGATCGCGAAATGCTCCTGTCCCCGGCAGATTTTACCCAGGAAATTCAGCAGCAGCAGATCGAAGTGATGTTTCTGACGACGGCTCTGCTAAATCAAACGGTCAGCCAGATTCCGGACGCTTTTCGATCGCTTACTTACCTGCTATTTGGCGGTGAGGCAGCGAATCCCGATCGCATCAGAACAATTCTCCAGCAGGGAAAACCTCAGCACTTAATTCATGTCTATGGTCCAACGGAGAATACAACTTTTTCAACGTGGTATGAAGTTGAGAACGTTCCGGAGAATGACACGACGATTCCAATTGGTCAGGCGATCGCGAATACGCAGGTGTATGTGCTGGATACCAGCCTGATGCCCGTTCCGTTGGGAGTTATCGGCGAAATTTATTTGGGTGGAAATGGTTTAGCGCAGGGTTATCTGAATCAGCCACAGCTAACGGCAGAACGGTTTGTCCATCATCCGGTAAATCAGCAAAGGCTGTACAGAACAGGCGATCGTGCCCGCTACGATGCAAAGGGAAATCTTGAGTTTTTGGGACGGACAGACCATCAGGTTAAGGTTCGCGGCTTTCGGATTGAGTTGGGCGAGATTGAAGCGATTCTGACCCAGCATCCCGATATTGAAACGGCAGTAGTGACGGTACGGGAAGGAGAAGCGGAGCGTCAGCTGATCGCCTATCTCGTTCCTAAAGCGGGAAGGCAATCGCAGCTTACAGAAACCGAGTTGCGCCAATTCCTCAAGACCCAACTGCCTGCCTACCTGCTGCCTGCCGCATTTGTGATGCTGGACAGTCTGCCTCTGACACCCAACGGCAAGGTGAATCATCGTGCCTTACCCTCTCCCATATTCAACGTCATTCCTCCTATCCTCCCTGCTGCGTTACCCACCACTTCCCTGGAGCAATCCCTCGTTCATCTCTGGCAGCAATTGCTGGGACGCACCGTTGGCATTCACGATAATTTCTTTGAGCTGGGCGGACATTCCCTCCTGGCAACTCAGCTTGTGTCTCGTCTCCGCGATCGATTTCAGGTGGAAATTCCCCTGCGCGAGGTGTTTGAATTCCCGACGATCGCAGCCCTGGCAGCCCGAATCGAAGCGATCGCCCCTCAATTTCTTTATTCCCAACACTCTGATTCCCAACACTCTGATTCCCAACACTCTAATCCGGAAGATCTGCTGCATCGTTCCTTAGCTGCTCTTAGCGCCCCGACCACTTCGCGCAACCGCCACAGGCAGATCGCCAGAATTGAACAGCCCCAACAGACCACAACCTTTCCTCTATCCTTTGCCCAGCAGCGTCTCTGGTTTCTCTATCAGCTTTCGCCCGATAATCCCTTTTACAATGTGACTGCGGCTATTCGCCTCACCGGAGCGATTAATCCCGATTTGCTGGAGCGATCGTTTCATGAGATTATCCGTCGCCATGCCGCTTTGAGAACAACCTTTGCGATTGTGGATGGGGAACCCGTTCAGGTTATCTCACCGGACGCAAACATTTCCGCAAATATTCCATTATCTACGATCGATTTGCGGTCACTCCTGCAAGGAACCCGCGATACGGTTCCAGGAGCGCTACGCGATCGCGATCGTATTATCCAGCAATTTACTGCCGCAGAATTCCAGCGTCCATTCAACCTGGCAATCGATTTACCCCTGCGGGTCACGCTGCTACAAGTGAGCGAACAAGCAGATCAATCAGAGGCAATTTTGCTGCTGACGCTGCACCACATTGTTGCGGATGGCTGGTCGCTCGGCGTGCTGATTCGAGAACTGGCAGAACTTTACGAGGCAGGAATGGAAGGACGGGCAGCGGAACTGGCTCCGTTACCCATTCAATACGGGGATTTTGCCTGCTGGCAGCGGCAGTGGCTTCAGGGCGACGTGCTAGAAAAACAGTTAGCCTACTGGCGATCGCAGCTTCAGGAGGTTTCGCGGCTGGATTTACCGATCGACTATCCCCGTCCCGCCGTGCAGACCTATCGCGGTGCAGCCGTTCCGCTTCAGTTTTCTCCCCAACTTACAGAAGCGATCGAAGATTTGTGCCAGCAGGAAGGCGTTTCGCTGTTTATGACCTTACTGGCGGCGTTCCAAACCCTGATGCACCGCTACACGGGACAGACCGATATCGCGATCGGTTCTCCCATTGCCAATCGGCATCGCAGCGAGCTAGAAGGGCTGATCGGATTTTTTGTGAATAGCCTGGTGATGCGATCGAATTTATCCGGGAATCCCACCTTTCGGGAACTGTTGATGCAGGTGCGAAACGTGGCGCTGGAGGCATATCAACATCAGGATTTACCGTTTGAGAAACTGGTGGAGGAACTTGATCCGGAACGCGATTTAAGCGGCAATCCCCTGTTTCAGGTTGCCTTCGCCCTGCAAAACGCCCCCATGCAGCCATTAGAACTCCCCGGAATTCAGTTAACTCCCCTACCGCTGGAACCACAAACTACTCGCTTCGACCTGGAAGTGCATCTGTGGGAACCCACCCACGGACTTCGCAGCCTGTGGCAATCCGAGGCGGGCTTGAGCGGCTTTATCGCCTACAGCACAGATTTATTCGATCGCTCTACGATTGAACGGCTGGTCGGACATTTCCAAACGCTGCTGGAAAACATTGTGGCGAATCCCGATGCGCGGCTGTCCGATTTGCCTTTGCTAATGTCCGCTGAACGTCAGCAGCTTTTAACAGACTGGAATCAAACAGAACTTGAGTTTTCATCCGATCGCGGAGCGTTCCTGGAACAGTATCGCCTAGCGCCTCTGGAACCCTATCGCGGCTTTCACGGTTTATTTGAACAACAGGTGCAAAAGTTCCCCGACAAGATAGCGATCGTCACAGAATTTACCTCGCTCAGCTATGCCGAAGTGAACGCTAAAGCCGATCGTCTGGCACACACTTTAAGACAGCTTGGCATACAGCAAAATGAACTCGCTGGACTCTGTACCGATCGTTCTGCGGATTGGTTAATTGGCATTCTAGGCATTCTCAAAGCGGGCGCAGCCTATGTGCCGATCGACCCCGGCTATCCCAGCGATCGGATTGCGTTTATCCTGGGCGATACGCAGATGAAAGTTTTGCTGACTCAATCGGGGTTGGTCGAGGGTTTACCAGAATCGAATGTAGAGATGATTTGTTTGGATCGATCGATCGATTCAACAGAAGAACCGTTATTTAATTCACCTGTAGTTCGCCCCCCTAGCCCCCCATCTATTTTTTCCGCTCCTGAGGAGCGAGTGCGGGGAACCGAGCCATCGCAGGCAGTTCTTTTGCAACAGAAAAATTCCCCCGTTCAAAATCCCCCCTCACTTCTGAAGAGCGGCAATTTACGAATAGGGGATTTAGGAGGCTTCCAGGATCTATCAGACACCACAGTACTTCCCAATCCCGATTCCCTTGCCTACGTCATCTATACCTCTGGCTCTACTGGAATTCCGAAAGGCGTGATGCTCACCCATCGGGGACTCTGTAACGTGGTCGCAGCACAGCATCAGCTTTTGGGGCTGTCCGATCGATCGCCTGAGCTTCCGTCTAACATTCGCGTGCTTCAGTTTAGTTCGATCAGTTTTGATGCCTCGGTGTTTGAGATGGCACTGGCGATCGGGTCGGGGGGAACGCTCTACATTCCGCCCAAAGCGGCTCGGATGCCCGGTACGGATTTAATCCACTATTTGCAGGAGCAAGCCATTACCCATGCGCTGCTGACTCCGGCGGTTCTGGCGGTTTTGCCCGCTGCGGATTTGCCTGATCTAAAAACTCTAATTACTGGCGGCGAAGCCTGTCCCTCTGCGGTAATCGATCGCTGGGCAGTGGATCGGCGCTTCTTCAATGCCTATGGACCTACGGAAACCACGATCTGGGCAACGGCGGCGGAACTGCGTCCCGGAGATGAACCGCTGATTGGTCGTCCGGTGGCAAATACGCAGGTGTATGTGCTGGATAGTCAGCTTCAGCCAGTGCCGATCGGGATTATGGGCGAACTGTATATTGGCGGCGCAGGCGTGGCACGGGGCTACTTGAATCGTCCTGATTTGGCGGAGCGGTTTATTTCCAGTCCGTTTCATCCTGGACAGCAGCTTTACCGCACAGGCGATTGGGTTCGATATCGCGCAAACGGCAATCTAGAATTCTGCGGACGATCGGACGACCAGATTAAAATTCGTGGCTTTCGAGTTGAACCGGGGGAAATTGAAGCTATCCTGCAACGGCATCCGGCAATCCGAGAGGCGATCGTTTTACCCGTCGGCAAAGCTTCCCAGGATAAACAGCTCATTGCTTATTTCAGTCTGAATCATCCAATTCACAATCTGCCCTCGCTCCTGGAAATTGACACATCCCAGGCGAATGAAACCCTTCAGGCGCAACAGGTTGGACAGTGGCAAAAGCTCTATAACCAGACCTACTCCCCGCAAACGCATCAACAATTCGATCCCACCTTTAACATTACTGGATGGAACAGCAGCTATACCGGAAAACCAATTCCAGCGGAACAGATGCGCGAATGGCTAGACGATCGCGTACAGCAAATTCTGGCACTTCAGCCAAAACGAGTTTTAGAAATCGGCTGCGGGACAGGGCTGGTTTTGTTTCAGATTGCGCCCCACTGTGAGGTTTATTACGGCTCCGATTTTTCTGCCGTTTCGCTGGAAACCGTTCAGCAACAGGTCGATCGGCTGAGCTTGTCGCAGGTGAAACTATTAGAGCGATCGGCAACGGATTTTAGAGGAATTGAATCAGCGACATTCGATGTGGTCATTCTCAACTCCGTGGTGCAGTATTTTCCCAGCGTTGACTATTTGCTGGAGGTGATTGCAGGTGCAGTGCAGTCCGTTCGTCCGGGGGGTGCGATATTTCTGGGAGATGTGCGAAGCCTACCGCTGCTGACTGCCTTCCACGCCGAGGTTCAACTGTTTCAAGCCGAAGGAACAACGGAGCGTACCTTGCTTCAACAGCAGGTCGAACGATCGCGATTTGAGGAATCCGAACTGGCGATCGATCCCGCTTTCTTTACGGCGTTGCGCCAAAGATTTCCCGGCATTCAACGAGTAGAGATTCGTTTAGCGAAAGGACATCACCGCAATGAGATGAATCAGTTTCGCTATAGCGTTGTCCTGCATCTTGAGGGAAATAACTTAAACGAGAACGAAGACCGATCGCCTTCACAATCAATTCAGTGGATAAACTGGAAAACCCAAAAGCTAATGGTCAGCGAAGTCAAGAAATACCTGCTTGAGCATCAGCCCGATCGTTTTGGGATTAAAAATATTGCAAACGATCGCGTTTATGATGCGCTACGGACGACTGAATGGCTCTACCGCAAAGCTTCACCCAAAACCGTAGAACAGTTTCGGAAGACGCTCCAGAACTTAGAAAAGAACGCGACCGCTCCACAGGACTGGTGGGAGCTGGAGACCATTTTGCCCTACCGAATTGAAATAAATTGGGCGATCGATCGATCATCGGGAGACTATGATGTCGCGTTTATTCGGCATGGCAGTATGGCAGACATTGAATTTGCGATCGAGTCACTGATTGATTCACAGTCACTAATCGATTCACAGTCACTAATCGATTCACTGACTGATATCCCCGTCGATTTCGCTACACATCAGTCTGATCACGCATTCCAGAATTTCCCCTGGCATCATTACACCAATAATCCCCTTCAGTCCCAAATTGCCCGCCAGATCATTCCCGCTCTTCGCACCCATCTGCGGCAAACCCTGCCCGACTACATGATTCCTGCTGCCTTTACTCCCCTGGAAACCTTGCCCCTCAACGCAAATGGCAAAATCGATCGCGCCTCCCTACAGCAGCAAAATCCCTATCCTGCCCCATCATCCCAACCCACAGATGATCATTTAGATTCCTCCGGTTCCACAAGCCACACTGCCACAGAACTTGCCCTGCTGGACA
- a CDS encoding CHAT domain-containing protein, protein MNKILRFRVWRFGLWVMLTIACVLLPLYPVTSQPPPSQSVPDFSLSALQFNPERFQATLDQGNVADAVQQLEIGWKQQFDQYYQQRLRSTLLTPDQIAQSLSRIQTLTGRRSALIYAIAIREQLEVILLLPNGELVHHRVKLESPEALANTFRSFRAGLVNTISPEPQYLPAAQQLYQWIIEPLNPALEQQKINHLIFCLGGGLRSLPMAALHNGRQFLVEQYGVSVIPAFNLLDQNPARLRGLRVLAMGASEFQNQLPLPAVPVELSAIAQIWQGEVFLNDRFTVDQLRQQRDSYPFGIVHLATHAAFTPGAVQNSFIQFWDQPLALDQLSKLDLRQPIVQLLVLSACRTAMGDLNAELGFAGLAVQSGAKAALATLWSISDAATVVVMSNFYQNLKTAPTKTEALRQTQVAMLSKKLSLNSPSIQRTLREVQLPETVTDLVDVDLSHPYYWAGFTMIGNPW, encoded by the coding sequence ATGAACAAGATCCTTCGCTTTCGTGTATGGCGCTTTGGTTTATGGGTCATGCTGACGATCGCCTGTGTGCTGCTCCCCCTATATCCGGTTACGAGTCAACCCCCGCCATCCCAATCCGTCCCCGATTTTTCGCTCTCTGCCCTTCAGTTTAATCCAGAGCGATTTCAGGCAACGCTCGACCAGGGTAATGTGGCAGATGCCGTGCAGCAGCTTGAAATTGGTTGGAAGCAGCAGTTTGACCAGTACTATCAGCAGAGGCTAAGAAGCACACTCCTGACGCCTGATCAAATTGCCCAGAGTCTGTCGCGCATTCAAACGCTGACGGGTCGGCGATCGGCTCTCATTTATGCAATTGCCATCCGTGAGCAGCTTGAGGTCATCCTGCTGTTGCCAAACGGGGAACTGGTTCATCACCGTGTAAAGCTTGAATCACCGGAAGCATTAGCGAACACATTTCGATCGTTTCGAGCAGGCTTGGTCAATACGATTTCCCCAGAACCGCAGTATTTGCCTGCTGCACAGCAGCTCTACCAGTGGATTATTGAGCCGCTAAACCCTGCCTTAGAGCAACAAAAGATTAATCACCTGATCTTTTGCCTGGGCGGGGGATTAAGAAGCCTACCGATGGCTGCGCTGCACAATGGTCGCCAGTTTTTAGTGGAGCAGTATGGCGTCAGTGTCATTCCGGCATTCAATTTGCTTGACCAGAATCCGGCGCGTTTGCGGGGACTGAGAGTGCTGGCAATGGGAGCATCAGAATTTCAAAACCAGCTGCCCCTCCCGGCGGTTCCGGTAGAACTCTCTGCGATCGCCCAAATCTGGCAGGGCGAGGTTTTTCTCAACGATCGGTTCACGGTTGACCAACTGCGTCAGCAGCGAGACAGCTATCCTTTTGGCATTGTGCATCTAGCGACCCATGCGGCATTCACGCCCGGCGCGGTGCAGAATTCGTTTATTCAGTTTTGGGATCAGCCGCTTGCCCTGGATCAACTGAGCAAACTGGATCTGAGACAGCCGATCGTGCAGCTTCTCGTTTTAAGTGCCTGCCGGACTGCGATGGGGGATCTCAATGCCGAACTGGGATTTGCGGGACTGGCGGTACAGTCGGGGGCAAAGGCGGCACTGGCTACGCTCTGGTCAATTTCCGATGCAGCGACGGTGGTTGTTATGTCTAATTTCTATCAAAATTTGAAGACGGCACCCACTAAAACCGAAGCTCTGCGCCAGACCCAGGTTGCGATGCTGAGTAAAAAGCTTTCGCTCAACAGCCCTTCAATCCAGCGCACCCTGCGCGAGGTTCAACTGCCGGAAACCGTCACTGATTTAGTGGATGTTGATCTCTCCCATCCGTACTACTGGGCTGGATTTACGATGATTGGCAATCCCTGGTAG